The following proteins come from a genomic window of Thiothrix winogradskyi:
- a CDS encoding heavy-metal-associated domain-containing protein — METRIEVENIRCGGCANTISKKLMENEQIQAVDVDIEHQVVTLHSTEAVRDVAVQTLFGLGYPERGSVEGLASLKEKARSVVSCAIGRIDMPKKG, encoded by the coding sequence ATGGAAACCCGTATCGAAGTTGAAAATATCCGCTGTGGTGGTTGTGCCAATACCATTTCCAAAAAATTAATGGAAAATGAACAAATCCAGGCGGTTGATGTCGATATAGAACATCAGGTTGTCACCTTGCACAGCACGGAAGCCGTGCGTGACGTTGCGGTGCAAACGCTGTTTGGTCTTGGCTATCCAGAACGCGGTTCTGTCGAAGGCTTGGCATCCCTGAAAGAAAAAGCCCGCTCAGTCGTCAGTTGTGCGATTGGGCGGATTGACATGCCCAAAAAAGGTTAA
- a CDS encoding FUN14 domain-containing protein, whose amino-acid sequence MNDYSLTTAPSTDILSSAFLLGNVGAPFVIGLAVGYFAKKMLRLALFLGGAAIVLLFVTEYYGITEMTDEKLQSAANAATGMVKQSGGFLVERLSHITSKGVSAVAGFFVGLKIG is encoded by the coding sequence ATGAACGATTATTCTCTCACTACAGCGCCAAGCACTGATATTCTCTCCTCCGCTTTCCTGTTAGGGAACGTAGGAGCACCTTTTGTCATCGGTCTGGCAGTTGGTTATTTCGCTAAAAAAATGCTGCGCCTCGCCTTATTTCTTGGCGGAGCCGCGATTGTGTTGCTGTTCGTCACCGAGTATTACGGCATTACCGAAATGACGGATGAAAAGCTGCAAAGTGCCGCAAATGCCGCAACTGGCATGGTCAAACAATCCGGTGGTTTCCTCGTCGAACGCCTCTCGCACATCACCAGCAAGGGCGTAAGCGCAGTGGCTGGATTTTTTGTCGGTCTGAAAATCGGCTAA
- a CDS encoding trypsin-like serine peptidase, with amino-acid sequence MKTLTLTCLLLALAHSVQANPNVPTPEVSRAEPEVFRGETATEAVTLRLPVLPPVAARGSSTRSAALTSNAVSLPALQADEIQLLQNTQGVKAYRVGVGRELPTNVSQAIDLNTWQWTTVSGGKVAHFSVTSSGAMRVRAQVQLGTFPAGAELRFYAPAKPDQVFGPYTDAHSLSWSPTVEGDTLGMEVFLPTGVTPQQVELALPQLSHLVVDPASSQLKNSIFKEDYASCQQDIACASPAWQETGKAVARYVFTDTNGLSYMCSGTVLADNDVYTQIPYFFTAAHCVNNQQAASTMDMFWLYANTTCGGTNNSFTQTIGGAQLLMSKTALDTTFVRLNKNPPAGVLMSGWTNTPLSKNQAVTGIHHGLGSPKKYAMGNFQWRIRIEALNDGGYSVMPDDNGDFSNVLWHTGITAPGSSGSGIWVEQGGKHYLNGSLLGGSSSCTSPDAPDEYSRFERTWPFISHWLGASGTPPSLRLRHATIPATVLVEGVIVARYLQGVRGAALVEGVTSHTLNLTTLETQLAAVQQVMDIDADGQQQADKDARLLMRYLLGLRNAALIQGINLSSSGRKTAGSITTYIESILNPVQ; translated from the coding sequence ATGAAAACGCTAACTCTTACGTGTTTATTACTGGCCTTGGCGCACAGCGTGCAGGCAAACCCGAATGTACCAACCCCGGAGGTGAGCCGCGCTGAACCAGAAGTTTTTCGTGGTGAAACGGCAACTGAAGCGGTGACATTACGCTTGCCGGTGTTACCACCGGTGGCAGCACGCGGATCCAGTACGCGCAGCGCCGCGCTGACGTCTAATGCAGTAAGTTTACCGGCGCTGCAAGCGGATGAGATTCAGTTGTTGCAAAATACACAAGGCGTGAAAGCGTACCGCGTCGGGGTGGGACGTGAGTTACCCACTAACGTCAGTCAAGCGATAGATCTGAATACTTGGCAGTGGACAACGGTTAGTGGTGGCAAGGTAGCGCATTTCAGCGTGACCTCCAGTGGCGCTATGCGGGTACGGGCGCAGGTACAGCTTGGAACATTCCCGGCGGGTGCGGAGCTGCGTTTTTATGCTCCCGCCAAACCGGATCAGGTGTTCGGACCTTATACCGACGCGCACAGCCTTAGCTGGTCGCCAACGGTGGAGGGCGATACTTTGGGCATGGAGGTCTTTCTGCCCACCGGTGTAACGCCGCAACAGGTGGAACTGGCGCTGCCGCAACTTTCGCATTTGGTGGTTGACCCTGCCAGCAGCCAACTGAAAAACAGTATTTTTAAGGAAGACTATGCCAGTTGCCAGCAGGATATTGCCTGTGCCAGCCCTGCTTGGCAGGAAACCGGCAAAGCCGTGGCGCGTTATGTCTTCACCGACACCAATGGCTTGAGTTATATGTGTTCCGGGACGGTATTGGCGGATAACGATGTTTATACACAAATACCGTATTTTTTCACCGCCGCGCATTGCGTTAATAATCAACAAGCCGCCAGCACAATGGATATGTTTTGGTTGTATGCGAACACCACTTGTGGCGGTACTAACAATAGCTTCACGCAAACCATTGGTGGCGCACAATTGTTGATGAGCAAAACAGCGTTGGATACGACATTCGTGCGGCTGAATAAGAACCCACCCGCTGGGGTGCTAATGTCGGGGTGGACGAACACCCCATTAAGCAAAAACCAAGCTGTCACGGGTATTCATCATGGTTTGGGTAGCCCGAAAAAGTACGCGATGGGCAATTTCCAATGGCGAATACGCATAGAAGCCCTCAACGATGGTGGTTATTCAGTCATGCCCGATGATAATGGCGATTTTTCCAACGTTTTGTGGCACACCGGCATTACCGCTCCGGGGAGCAGTGGGTCGGGTATTTGGGTGGAACAGGGCGGCAAGCATTACCTCAACGGTTCCTTGCTGGGTGGTTCATCGAGCTGCACGTCCCCCGATGCGCCGGATGAGTACAGCCGTTTTGAGCGCACTTGGCCTTTCATTAGCCATTGGTTAGGGGCAAGCGGAACGCCACCGTCGTTGCGCTTGCGTCATGCCACTATTCCTGCAACCGTTTTGGTGGAAGGGGTGATCGTCGCCCGTTATTTGCAAGGGGTACGCGGTGCGGCATTAGTGGAGGGTGTCACCAGCCATACGCTGAACCTTACGACCTTGGAAACGCAATTAGCCGCCGTGCAGCAGGTAATGGATATTGATGCTGACGGACAGCAGCAGGCTGATAAGGACGCACGCTTGCTGATGCGTTATTTATTGGGCTTGCGTAATGCGGCACTGATTCAGGGAATAAATTTAAGCAGTTCAGGGCGAAAAACAGCGGGCAGTATCACGACTTATATTGAGTCCATTTTGAATCCGGTTCAGTAA
- the rnd gene encoding ribonuclease D, with protein sequence MFDYIDNAEKLTDLLARLDSAEWITLDTEFIREKTYYPRLCLIQIASADTLACIDPLALSDLQPFLDWLNQPQRLKVLHAAWQDMEIFHHLGGGNVPAPLFDTQVAAAVLGMGDQLGYARLVEALLGLSLDKSQSRTDWSRRPLTKAQLEYAIDDVRHLRDVYLHLREQLEQLGRMRWLEKPFQKLADPATYAVDPQTVWERVKGLQILKPQQLAILRELAAWREQRALLKDIPRRWILSDEILLDMARMQPDSPAALRQIRGLSDEQIERGAGEWLACIARGKAVPKNECPTLPRRRKLDAEMSVVADVLTALLNQVAHENGISAQMIATRQQLEKMLEEGRTTLSDDWRGALVNDLFTAVLAGNASLRVRDQQLIVEV encoded by the coding sequence ATGTTTGATTATATTGATAATGCTGAAAAGTTAACTGACCTGCTGGCACGGCTGGATTCTGCCGAATGGATTACCTTGGATACGGAATTCATTCGGGAAAAAACCTATTACCCGCGTTTGTGTTTGATCCAGATTGCCAGTGCTGACACCTTGGCGTGTATTGACCCGCTGGCGCTTAGTGATTTGCAACCGTTTCTGGACTGGCTTAACCAGCCACAGCGTTTGAAAGTCCTGCACGCTGCCTGGCAAGATATGGAAATTTTCCACCATTTAGGCGGGGGCAACGTACCTGCACCGCTGTTTGATACCCAAGTCGCGGCTGCCGTATTGGGCATGGGCGACCAATTGGGGTATGCACGTTTGGTCGAAGCCTTGCTGGGTTTGTCGCTGGATAAATCGCAGTCACGTACCGATTGGTCACGCCGCCCCCTGACAAAGGCGCAACTGGAATACGCCATTGACGATGTGCGCCATTTGCGTGATGTCTACCTACACTTGCGTGAACAACTGGAGCAGTTGGGGCGGATGCGCTGGCTGGAAAAACCGTTCCAGAAACTGGCAGATCCGGCTACGTATGCGGTTGACCCGCAGACGGTGTGGGAGCGGGTCAAAGGCTTGCAAATCCTCAAGCCACAGCAACTGGCCATTTTGCGTGAATTAGCCGCATGGCGTGAACAGCGGGCGTTACTCAAAGATATTCCCCGGCGTTGGATCTTGTCCGACGAAATCTTGCTGGATATGGCACGGATGCAACCGGATAGCCCAGCAGCACTGCGCCAGATTCGCGGCTTGAGCGATGAACAGATTGAACGCGGTGCGGGGGAATGGCTGGCGTGTATTGCACGTGGCAAAGCCGTACCCAAAAATGAATGCCCGACCTTACCGCGTCGCCGCAAACTGGATGCGGAGATGAGCGTGGTTGCCGATGTGCTCACCGCACTGCTCAATCAGGTGGCACACGAAAACGGCATTTCGGCGCAAATGATTGCGACCCGCCAACAGCTTGAGAAAATGCTGGAGGAAGGGCGTACCACCCTGTCTGACGACTGGCGTGGTGCTTTGGTGAATGACTTGTTTACCGCCGTATTGGCGGGCAATGCCAGCCTGCGGGTGCGTGATCAGCAATTAATAGTGGAAGTCTGA
- a CDS encoding tRNA (5-methylaminomethyl-2-thiouridylate)-methyltransferase, with amino-acid sequence MTRQYRAVSLLSGGLDSMLATKAVLEQGIHVEGINFYTGFCVEGHTHAIRKHHSDKIKRNNALWVAEQLGIKLHIVDIVEEYKDVVLNPKYGYGANMNPCLDCKIFMVKKAHEWIQQKGFDFIITGEVVGQRPMSQRAKTMPIIAAESGAEDLLLRPLSARNLPPSKPEREGWIDREKLFGFNGRSRKPQMALAAQWGIAEYAQPAGGCCFLTDANYTDKLKDLWAHRPNRDYELDDIMLLKIGRHLRPRPHFKMIVSREEGETNFLEGYKNQFIWIKTASHSGPLTLLDGDTITDEDIQLAAQISARYSQGKHAPEVVCKFARPGAAIQEISVAPLTDLPDAWLL; translated from the coding sequence ATGACTCGACAATACCGCGCTGTTTCGCTGCTTTCCGGCGGCCTTGATTCCATGCTTGCCACCAAAGCGGTGCTGGAACAAGGCATTCATGTGGAAGGCATCAACTTTTACACCGGCTTCTGCGTAGAAGGCCATACCCATGCTATCCGCAAACATCACAGCGACAAAATCAAGCGCAATAATGCCTTGTGGGTAGCCGAACAGCTTGGTATCAAACTGCACATTGTGGATATTGTGGAGGAATACAAAGATGTCGTGCTCAACCCCAAATACGGTTACGGCGCGAATATGAATCCTTGCCTTGACTGCAAAATTTTTATGGTGAAAAAAGCGCACGAGTGGATTCAGCAAAAAGGTTTCGACTTCATTATTACCGGTGAAGTGGTGGGGCAACGCCCCATGTCGCAACGCGCCAAAACCATGCCGATTATCGCCGCAGAATCCGGCGCAGAAGACTTGCTATTACGCCCATTGTCAGCGCGTAATTTGCCCCCCAGCAAACCCGAACGCGAAGGCTGGATTGACCGTGAAAAATTGTTTGGTTTCAACGGTCGTAGCCGCAAACCGCAAATGGCACTCGCCGCGCAATGGGGAATCGCCGAATACGCGCAACCGGCGGGCGGCTGTTGCTTCCTCACGGATGCTAATTACACCGACAAGTTGAAAGATTTGTGGGCGCATCGCCCCAACCGGGATTACGAACTTGATGACATTATGCTGCTGAAAATCGGACGGCATTTACGCCCACGCCCGCATTTCAAAATGATTGTGTCACGCGAGGAAGGCGAAACCAATTTCCTCGAAGGTTACAAAAACCAATTCATTTGGATCAAAACCGCCAGTCATTCCGGCCCGTTAACCTTGCTGGATGGCGACACGATTACGGATGAGGACATCCAACTAGCCGCGCAAATTTCAGCCCGTTACAGCCAAGGCAAACACGCGCCGGAAGTCGTGTGCAAATTCGCACGACCGGGGGCTGCGATTCAGGAAATCAGTGTCGCCCCGTTAACGGATTTGCCGGATGCATGGTTGCTGTGA
- a CDS encoding glycosyltransferase family 4 protein, with amino-acid sequence MTATTILSAYYRHKQGGFTTRLYRAYRALDAAGYRVIYIATEKLPVEGENIQPIILPMRSRPTSLWYWPEFYIRALRELRRLTREHQVQQHLMFSFFYASLSILASWGLKVRTLTFIRGDDIFDAAKKRFARPRIWVHSLLEKLGIRYSHQVITTSDTMKAIINQRSGGQDKTQSLPNNIATQALAIQLPNIRQDTIRIATLSVLNPRKNQLLVLKALQQLPTQNWEYLLIGSDNSGRDYQAELQAYVTANGLTERVKFLGWRDDVPAILQRCHLLLLPTLHEGSPNALLEAMGYGLPCLASDIPEIREILPDEELLFDPHDPLELTHKLSRFLQLPGYAGVIQAKTAQCKARYTFDWDQRLVALVDAAAAADG; translated from the coding sequence ATGACTGCCACTACTATTTTGTCCGCGTATTACCGGCATAAGCAAGGCGGATTTACCACGCGCCTATACCGCGCTTACCGTGCCTTGGATGCGGCGGGTTATCGGGTCATTTATATTGCGACGGAAAAGCTGCCGGTGGAGGGCGAAAATATCCAACCCATCATTTTACCGATGCGCTCCCGCCCGACTTCATTATGGTATTGGCCGGAATTTTATATCCGTGCCTTGCGTGAATTGCGCCGCCTGACCCGCGAACATCAGGTGCAACAACACCTTATGTTTTCATTTTTTTATGCCAGCTTGTCGATTCTAGCCAGTTGGGGTTTGAAAGTACGGACACTCACGTTTATTCGTGGGGATGATATTTTCGATGCGGCAAAAAAGCGCTTTGCCCGTCCGCGTATTTGGGTGCATAGCCTATTGGAGAAGCTGGGAATACGCTATTCGCATCAGGTGATTACCACCAGCGACACCATGAAGGCAATCATCAATCAACGTTCCGGCGGGCAGGATAAAACCCAAAGCTTGCCTAATAATATTGCTACGCAAGCACTGGCGATTCAGTTGCCGAATATTCGCCAGGACACGATACGAATTGCCACGCTGTCGGTGTTGAATCCGCGCAAAAATCAGTTATTGGTCTTGAAAGCACTTCAACAATTGCCCACGCAAAACTGGGAATACTTATTGATTGGCAGTGATAACAGCGGGCGAGATTATCAGGCAGAATTGCAAGCATACGTCACCGCCAATGGGTTAACGGAACGGGTGAAGTTTCTCGGCTGGCGTGATGATGTTCCCGCTATTTTGCAACGCTGCCATTTGTTGTTACTGCCGACCTTGCACGAAGGTTCGCCCAATGCCCTGCTTGAGGCAATGGGGTATGGTTTGCCTTGTCTTGCCAGTGATATTCCTGAAATTCGTGAAATTTTACCCGACGAAGAACTGTTATTTGACCCCCACGATCCGCTGGAATTGACCCACAAGCTGAGCCGTTTTCTGCAATTGCCCGGTTACGCGGGCGTGATTCAAGCCAAAACCGCCCAGTGCAAGGCGCGTTATACCTTTGACTGGGATCAGCGTTTGGTGGCGTTGGTCGATGCCGCTGCCGCTGCCGATGGTTAA
- a CDS encoding lipopolysaccharide biosynthesis protein → MPLPLPMVKHNSYTSSTLIRLLAIGLNAVGALLLLPFVLNALGTNDFGIWAMATSITGYLMLLDFGIALACTRYLSMHSEDKQQWRRTFSSAFLLSLGLAAVLVGLAIVVQLSLYGGLLPATYQPIPDVITLLLVEVALSIPLRLYQSILRAEVRYVEIGLFEIVRIVLRLVGIPLLLWAGGGLMTILVYASVINVLFFALMLGSVYWRERSTYLDWQAWDVQHLRELLGFSQYAAVTQVAEFFKYRTDNLLVGVLLGVSAVAPYAIMVVIIDMLTQILMRFQSYWDTIIMRHAGEQRLASALDTTLTSLQIGVSLALLATFNTWLLGAQFLTLWVGDTYAALSTSLTLFTLILPGLAVQLATSPYFNALGRQRTNATLALLEIALKLGLLLPLINGFDADGVIFAGVVAAMVTALLRLWVIAGIVRCKFGHLVQVVICKLLPVIGLLGVLWGLRWMLESVGTPLLLTVAMILCLQVLGLLFLIRKPIKTHHRVVSAICPRLHGGG, encoded by the coding sequence ATGCCGCTGCCGCTGCCGATGGTTAAACACAATAGCTATACCAGTTCTACCCTGATTCGCCTGCTGGCAATTGGGCTGAATGCGGTTGGGGCGTTGCTGTTGTTGCCGTTTGTGCTCAATGCCTTGGGGACAAACGATTTTGGCATTTGGGCAATGGCAACCTCAATCACTGGCTATTTAATGTTGCTGGATTTTGGCATTGCCTTGGCGTGCACACGCTATTTGTCGATGCATAGCGAGGATAAGCAGCAATGGCGACGCACGTTCAGCAGTGCTTTTTTGCTATCACTGGGCTTGGCTGCCGTGTTGGTTGGTCTGGCAATAGTGGTGCAGCTATCGCTTTATGGCGGGTTATTGCCTGCCACTTACCAACCCATACCGGATGTGATTACGCTGTTGTTGGTGGAAGTCGCGCTATCCATTCCCTTGCGTTTGTACCAAAGCATTTTGCGGGCAGAAGTGCGCTACGTGGAAATCGGGCTGTTTGAAATTGTGCGTATTGTGTTGCGCTTGGTAGGGATTCCGCTATTGCTGTGGGCGGGCGGCGGGTTAATGACGATTTTGGTGTATGCCTCGGTCATCAATGTGCTGTTTTTTGCGTTGATGCTGGGCAGCGTGTATTGGCGTGAACGCAGCACTTACCTCGATTGGCAGGCATGGGATGTGCAGCATTTGCGCGAATTACTCGGTTTCAGTCAATACGCCGCAGTCACGCAGGTGGCAGAGTTTTTCAAATACCGCACCGATAACCTGTTGGTTGGGGTATTGCTCGGCGTGAGTGCGGTCGCGCCTTACGCGATTATGGTGGTAATCATCGACATGTTGACGCAAATCCTAATGCGTTTTCAAAGCTATTGGGACACCATCATTATGCGCCATGCGGGGGAACAGCGGCTGGCGAGTGCGCTGGATACCACGCTGACTTCCTTGCAAATTGGGGTATCGTTGGCGTTGTTAGCCACGTTTAATACCTGGTTGTTGGGCGCTCAGTTTCTTACCTTGTGGGTGGGCGACACGTATGCGGCGCTTTCAACCTCGTTGACCTTATTCACGCTGATATTGCCGGGGCTGGCGGTGCAATTGGCAACGTCACCGTATTTCAATGCCTTAGGGCGACAACGTACCAATGCGACGCTGGCATTATTGGAAATCGCACTCAAGCTGGGCTTACTGCTGCCACTGATTAATGGGTTTGATGCGGATGGGGTTATTTTTGCCGGTGTGGTAGCAGCAATGGTGACGGCTTTACTGCGCTTGTGGGTTATAGCAGGTATTGTGCGTTGTAAGTTTGGGCACTTGGTTCAGGTAGTCATCTGCAAATTACTGCCAGTTATCGGGCTGCTGGGCGTGTTGTGGGGATTGCGTTGGATGCTGGAGAGCGTGGGTACACCGCTGCTCTTGACCGTAGCAATGATTTTATGCCTACAGGTATTGGGATTATTATTTCTTATTAGAAAACCCATTAAGACGCATCATCGAGTGGTTTCTGCCATTTGTCCACGCCTGCATGGCGGCGGCTGA
- a CDS encoding glycosyltransferase — protein MKIAFIAIKGIDRIGGVETYTIELGRRLVDAGHQVIVYTATTPEHPTPFYYQGMRIIPLPTLRHKYFEKMVLVILASLHQFSVKGIDVVHYHAVGPSLFSFLPRLVGRYTVFQSHGHEWERNSWNWVARLFFQLSEKLTFWFANDSTAVSRTLQQYYQQKYHQDVTYIPTGITPRLHPPAVNTITAYGVTAGGYILYVGRLSLEKRVHDLIQAYQQLVQPRVKLVIVGSARAQDPYGDELQALANGDPNIVFTGAVYGEALAEWYGNAFVYVLPSQMEGLPITLLEAMSLGCCCIASDIDANSEALGGKGILFPTGQPAALRDCLQAALDDPSAVQQVGATLYQRVLTHYTWTLVTDQFIQFYQKALPATVKKGNVTIMKGKDASSIHYPAKTVQESPNAPQILLAEPVAGRDYSAYASPPKIPLSHYWSTLRQNMGAIMLATALMTALLLALALLTNPAYTAKTSVKIETTSPKLLEYDVDTARPPSYIDENIFYNTQYKMLRSRDLATEVIDTLGIRNTLLQKRAFKAPVYWLTDPMKSLVADVRQLFPSSDNALGDSSPVSAEEVFLEHLTISPVRNSRIIDIHFTAADPIMARDVVQSMTEVFVQLQQRGRQASAEQATQFLDKQIDEARAKLQTSETALIRYARDKNIVDTDSDKSLIAKNLEDLSTSFMAAKEKRIQTQSLYDSKGKLSGGLNVDENPLIQEHKKELGKLESTYLANLELFKPNYPSMLSLQEQIDSRKRLIATESAHIRSSTTTNMKASYEAALAEERKLGNEIKLLEKQLLQFRDDSIGYANLKRDVETSRSLYDGLLQRLKEINVVETAQTGSIAVVDKAIIPPRKDGPSYAKYGLLGLLSGLFLSSLLVLLRESLQPKVRLTADLQEIGGKYQVLHSLPFSKTLGRGTQAELLSRNPDPVWVDALRYLKTSLVLANNGKFPQILHITSPLPGEGKSTTAVNLALMLANTGNKVLLIDADLRKPTVHNLSSG, from the coding sequence TTGAAAATCGCATTCATCGCCATCAAAGGAATCGACCGCATCGGCGGGGTTGAGACCTATACCATCGAGTTGGGCAGAAGGTTGGTCGATGCCGGGCATCAAGTTATTGTGTACACGGCAACCACCCCGGAACACCCGACACCCTTCTATTATCAGGGGATGCGGATTATTCCGCTGCCCACGCTACGCCATAAATATTTTGAAAAAATGGTACTGGTTATCCTCGCGAGTCTGCATCAGTTTTCGGTGAAAGGCATTGATGTGGTGCATTACCATGCTGTCGGCCCTAGCTTATTTTCGTTTTTGCCGCGCTTGGTCGGGCGTTACACCGTATTTCAAAGCCACGGGCATGAATGGGAACGTAACTCATGGAACTGGGTCGCCAGACTGTTTTTCCAGCTATCAGAAAAGCTGACGTTTTGGTTTGCGAATGATTCCACGGCGGTTTCGCGCACCCTCCAGCAGTATTACCAGCAAAAGTACCATCAGGATGTCACCTATATCCCTACCGGCATCACGCCCCGATTGCATCCCCCTGCGGTCAATACAATAACCGCTTATGGGGTAACAGCAGGCGGCTATATTCTCTACGTCGGGCGTTTGTCCTTGGAAAAACGGGTACACGATCTGATTCAAGCCTATCAGCAATTGGTGCAACCCCGCGTCAAACTGGTGATTGTGGGCAGTGCACGTGCGCAAGACCCCTATGGCGATGAATTGCAAGCGCTGGCCAACGGCGATCCGAATATCGTGTTTACCGGGGCTGTTTATGGCGAAGCCTTAGCCGAATGGTACGGCAACGCTTTTGTATACGTACTGCCCTCACAGATGGAGGGTTTACCGATTACCCTGCTGGAGGCGATGAGCCTCGGCTGCTGTTGCATCGCCAGTGATATTGACGCAAACAGTGAAGCACTCGGCGGCAAAGGCATTCTGTTTCCGACCGGGCAACCCGCCGCATTACGCGATTGCTTGCAAGCCGCTCTCGATGATCCGTCGGCAGTGCAACAAGTCGGCGCCACGTTATACCAGCGTGTTCTGACGCATTACACCTGGACACTGGTAACGGATCAATTCATTCAATTTTACCAAAAAGCACTACCGGCTACGGTCAAGAAAGGCAATGTAACCATTATGAAAGGCAAAGACGCTTCCTCGATTCATTACCCTGCCAAGACCGTGCAGGAATCGCCTAACGCCCCGCAAATTTTGCTGGCTGAACCCGTAGCAGGGCGTGATTACAGCGCTTATGCTTCGCCGCCTAAAATCCCCTTGTCGCATTACTGGAGTACCTTGCGCCAGAATATGGGGGCAATCATGTTAGCAACGGCGCTGATGACCGCGTTGCTATTAGCGTTAGCATTGCTGACTAACCCGGCCTACACTGCGAAAACCAGTGTCAAAATCGAAACAACCTCACCCAAGTTACTCGAATATGACGTGGATACCGCCCGTCCGCCATCCTATATTGATGAAAATATTTTCTACAACACCCAATACAAAATGTTGCGCAGCCGCGATTTGGCGACAGAAGTGATTGATACCTTAGGGATTCGCAACACATTGCTACAAAAGCGGGCATTTAAAGCCCCGGTTTACTGGTTGACTGATCCGATGAAAAGCTTGGTCGCGGATGTGCGCCAATTATTCCCTAGTAGTGATAACGCTTTAGGGGATAGTTCACCCGTATCGGCAGAAGAGGTTTTTCTCGAACACCTGACTATCAGCCCGGTGCGTAACTCCCGCATTATTGACATCCACTTCACGGCGGCTGATCCGATCATGGCGCGGGATGTGGTGCAAAGCATGACAGAAGTATTCGTGCAATTGCAGCAACGTGGTCGTCAGGCATCGGCTGAGCAAGCCACGCAATTTCTCGACAAACAAATTGACGAAGCTCGCGCCAAACTGCAAACCAGTGAAACTGCACTGATCCGTTATGCGCGTGACAAAAACATTGTCGATACGGACTCGGACAAATCCCTGATTGCGAAAAATCTGGAAGATCTCAGCACGTCGTTCATGGCAGCGAAGGAAAAGCGTATCCAAACCCAGAGCCTATATGACAGCAAAGGCAAGCTTTCCGGCGGGCTGAATGTGGATGAAAATCCCCTGATTCAGGAACACAAAAAAGAGCTAGGTAAACTGGAAAGCACTTACTTGGCAAACCTAGAGCTATTCAAGCCGAATTACCCTTCCATGCTCTCGTTACAGGAACAGATTGATAGCCGCAAACGTCTGATTGCCACAGAAAGCGCCCATATCCGTTCCAGCACCACGACGAATATGAAAGCCTCGTATGAAGCAGCCTTGGCGGAAGAGCGTAAGCTTGGCAACGAAATTAAGCTCTTAGAAAAGCAATTGCTGCAATTCCGTGATGACAGCATTGGTTATGCCAACCTCAAACGCGATGTCGAGACCTCCCGCAGTTTGTACGACGGTTTGCTGCAACGTCTCAAAGAAATCAATGTGGTGGAAACGGCACAGACCGGCAGCATTGCAGTGGTGGACAAAGCCATTATTCCACCGCGTAAAGATGGTCCCAGTTACGCCAAATACGGGTTATTAGGATTATTGTCGGGCTTATTCCTGAGTTCACTGTTGGTGCTGTTGCGTGAAAGCTTGCAACCCAAAGTACGCCTCACCGCTGACTTACAGGAAATCGGTGGCAAATACCAAGTGCTGCACTCCCTGCCTTTCAGTAAAACCTTGGGGCGTGGTACGCAGGCAGAATTGCTCAGCCGCAATCCAGACCCGGTGTGGGTAGATGCCTTGCGTTACCTGAAAACGTCGCTGGTGTTGGCGAATAATGGCAAGTTTCCACAAATCCTGCACATCACCAGCCCGTTACCGGGGGAAGGCAAAAGCACGACGGCGGTTAACTTGGCGCTGATGCTGGCGAATACTGGCAATAAGGTATTGCTGATTGATGCCGATTTGCGCAAGCCCACCGTACATAACCTGAGTTCGGGATAA
- a CDS encoding tyrosine-protein kinase family protein: MELDNTHGLTHYLTGAAHESPLARVKGARLLFVVCAGPAVPDPVEALSSHNMQTLLDKSREIFDYVIIDAPPVLGMADSLLLANRADGTLLIVANNRSTKQDVRTGIDCIEKSHGKLLGLVQNMVPSKASSSPSSYYSDGRGMIVHAA, translated from the coding sequence TTGGAACTGGATAATACCCACGGTTTAACCCATTACCTCACGGGTGCGGCGCATGAAAGCCCGCTGGCACGGGTGAAAGGTGCGCGGTTATTATTCGTGGTTTGTGCAGGTCCGGCTGTGCCTGACCCAGTGGAGGCGCTTTCCAGCCATAATATGCAGACCTTGCTGGATAAATCACGCGAAATTTTTGATTACGTGATTATTGATGCGCCTCCCGTGCTGGGCATGGCTGATTCCTTATTGCTGGCAAACCGTGCCGATGGCACTTTGTTGATCGTGGCGAACAACCGCTCCACCAAACAGGATGTCCGCACCGGCATTGACTGCATTGAAAAAAGCCACGGTAAACTCCTGGGGCTGGTGCAGAACATGGTTCCCAGCAAAGCCAGCAGCAGCCCCAGCAGTTATTACTCTGATGGGCGCGGCATGATTGTTCACGCTGCTTAA